The Candidatus Thorarchaeota archaeon genome includes a window with the following:
- a CDS encoding CoA-binding protein produces the protein MIHLNTMLSPKVTAVVGVSTSNPFSPGNVIFRKLAFENGLKTYPINPKGGVIEGIPAYRSISEAPNDIDLAVISVAARFVPSVLTECGEKGIKAVIVVSGGFSEVGESGQSLQQDIVQIAAKYDITMVGPNCIGVFVPGQLDTFFLPSERVARSRPGSVAIISQSGGWLVERLEEFASRDLGIAAAISIGNSAQTTVTDFITYFGQQKDVKVIVAYLEGFAAGEGRKFVDACQRVTQKKPVIVLKGGQSEAAVRAAQSHTSSLAGDRAITSAAFRQCGVIEANDEDEVMAYSKVFSFPFRPMKSVNVGTMSVSGGHGVIASDEAVQYGIQFPPFSEQEQEYMRAAMTPEYQSIASFRNPVDLTGSASDTDFERVLDRMLQCPRIDAALLLLLPYAPGVTLQIGARVANVAKRHDKTVVAYVPDLEKYEIIIRGFEINGIPVGDTIEEAVQMLNGIYRRTEYLRRIGLL, from the coding sequence ATGATACACTTGAACACCATGCTGAGCCCGAAGGTCACTGCGGTTGTTGGTGTGTCCACATCAAACCCGTTCTCTCCGGGCAACGTGATATTCAGGAAGCTTGCCTTTGAGAACGGACTGAAGACATACCCCATCAATCCGAAGGGGGGTGTCATCGAAGGCATCCCAGCCTATCGTTCAATCTCTGAGGCACCCAATGACATTGACCTAGCGGTCATCTCTGTTGCCGCTCGCTTTGTGCCCAGTGTCCTCACCGAGTGTGGGGAGAAGGGAATCAAGGCAGTCATTGTCGTCTCAGGAGGGTTCAGCGAGGTTGGCGAGTCAGGCCAGTCGCTTCAGCAGGACATCGTTCAGATTGCCGCCAAGTATGACATCACGATGGTAGGACCCAACTGCATTGGAGTCTTTGTACCAGGGCAGCTTGACACCTTCTTCTTGCCCTCTGAGCGTGTGGCAAGGTCACGACCGGGATCAGTAGCCATCATTTCTCAGAGTGGAGGCTGGCTTGTGGAACGCCTCGAGGAGTTTGCAAGCAGGGACCTCGGGATTGCGGCTGCAATCTCGATAGGCAACTCTGCACAGACAACAGTGACGGACTTCATCACGTACTTTGGCCAGCAGAAAGATGTGAAGGTGATTGTCGCATACCTTGAGGGGTTTGCAGCAGGAGAAGGGCGTAAGTTCGTAGATGCTTGTCAGAGGGTGACCCAGAAGAAACCGGTCATCGTCCTCAAGGGCGGACAGTCGGAGGCCGCTGTGAGAGCGGCACAGAGTCACACGTCCTCTCTTGCTGGTGACAGAGCCATCACATCTGCGGCCTTCAGGCAGTGCGGCGTGATTGAAGCCAATGATGAAGACGAGGTCATGGCGTACTCGAAGGTATTCTCTTTCCCCTTCCGACCCATGAAGAGTGTCAATGTGGGAACGATGTCTGTCAGCGGAGGACACGGCGTGATAGCCTCCGACGAGGCGGTCCAGTATGGAATACAATTCCCACCTTTCTCAGAACAGGAGCAGGAATACATGCGGGCTGCAATGACTCCGGAGTACCAATCGATAGCGTCCTTCAGGAATCCTGTCGACCTGACGGGATCGGCGAGTGACACCGACTTCGAGAGAGTGTTGGACAGGATGCTGCAGTGCCCGAGGATTGATGCAGCCCTGCTTCTGCTCCTGCCATATGCCCCGGGGGTCACACTCCAGATAGGTGCAAGGGTCGCAAACGTAGCCAAGAGACATGACAAGACAGTCGTCGCGTACGTGCCGGACCTAGAAAAGTATGAGATAATCATCAGGGGCTTCGAGATCAACGGCATACCAGTCGGTGATACCATCGAGGAGGCAGTCCAAATGCTCAATGGAATCTATCGACGGACCGAGTATCTCAGGAGAATCGGCTTACTCTAG